A single window of Mustela erminea isolate mMusErm1 chromosome 4, mMusErm1.Pri, whole genome shotgun sequence DNA harbors:
- the LATS1 gene encoding serine/threonine-protein kinase LATS1 isoform X2, protein MKRSEKPEGYRQMRPKTFPASNYTGSSRQMLQEIRESLRNLSKPSDAAKAEHSMNKTSTEDPRQVRNPPKFGTHHKALLEIRNSLQPFANETSRSSSEVNPQMLQDLQAAGFDEDMVIQALQKTNNRSIEAAIEFISKMSYQDPRREQMAAAAARPINASLKPGSVQQSVNRKQSWKGSKESLVPQRHGPPLGESVAYRSESPNSQTDVGRPLSGSGITAFAQAHPSNGQRVNPPPPPQVRSVTPPPPPRGQTPPPRGTTPPPPSWEPNSQTKRYSGNMEYVISRISPVPPGAWQEGYPPPPLNTTPMNPPNQGQRGISSVPVGRQPIIMQSSNKFNFPPGRPGIQNGSGQTDFMIHQNVPPGTVNRQPPPPYPLTPANGQSSSALQTGASAAPSSYTNGNLPQSMMVPNRNSHNMELYNMNAPGLQTTWPQSSSAPAQSSPSSGHEIPTWQPNIPVRSNSFNNPLGSRASHPANSQPSATTVTAITPAPIQQPVKSIRVLKPELQTALAPTHPSWIPQPVQTVQPSPFSESTTSNMTVMPPVAEAPNYQGPPPPYPKHLLHQNPSVPSYESVGKSSKEDQASVPKEDESEKSYENVDSGDKEKKQITTSPITVRKNKKDEERRESRIQSYSPQAFKFFMEQHVENVLKSHQQRLHRKKQLENEMMRVGLSQDAQDQMRKMLCQKESNYIRLKRAKMDKSMFVKIKTLGIGAFGEVCLARKVDTKALYATKTLRKKDVLLRNQVAHVKAERDILAEADNEWVVRLYYSFQDKDNLYFVMDYIPGGDMMSLLIRMGIFPENLARFYIAELTCAVESVHKMGFIHRDIKPDNILIDRDGHIKLTDFGLCTGFRWTHDSKYYQSGDHPRQDSMDFSNEWGDPSNCRCGDRLKPLERRAARQHQRCLAHSLVGTPNYIAPEVLLRTGYTQLCDWWSVGVILFEMLVGQPPFLAQTPLETQMKI, encoded by the exons ATGAAGAGGAGTGAAAAGCCAGAAGGATATAGACAAATGAGGCCTAAGACCTTTCCTGCCAGTAACTACACTGGCAGTAGCCGGCAAATGTTGCAAGAAATTCGGGAATCTCTTAGGAATTTATCCAAACCATCGGATGCTGCTAAGGCTGAGCATAGCATGAATAAAACATCAACTGAAGATCCTCGACAAGTCAGGAATCCACCCAAATTTGGGACACATCATAAAGCTCTGCTGGAAATTCGAAACTCTCTACAACCATTTGCAAATGAAACAAGTCGGAGTTCTTCAGAAGTTAATCCACAAATGCTGCAAGACTTGCAAGCTGCTGGATTTGATGAG GATATGGTTATACAAGCTCTTCAGAAAACTAATAACAGAAGTATAGAGGCAGCAATTGAATTCATTAGTAAAATGAGTTACCAAGATCCTCGCCGGGAACAGATGGCCGCAGCAGCTGCCAGACCTATCAATGCCAGCTTGAAACCAG GGAGTGTACAGCAATCAGTTAACCGCAAACAGAGCTGGAAAGGTTCCAAAGAATCCTTAGTTCCTCAGAGACATGGCCCACCACTCGGAGAAAGCGTGGCCTATCGTTCTGAAAGTCCCAACTCGCAGACAGATGTAGGAAGACCTTTGTCAGGCTCTGGTATAACAGCTTTTGCTCAAGCTCACCCTAGCAATGGACAGAGAGTGaaccccccaccacctcctcaaGTAAGGAGTGTCACTCCTCCACCACCTCCTAGGGGCCAGACTCCTCCTCCAAGAGGTACAACTCCACCTCCCCCATCATGGGAACCAAACTCTCAAACAAAGCGCTATTCTGGGAACATGGAATATGTAATCTCCAGAATCTCTCCTGTTCCACCTGGAGCCTGGCAGGAAGGCTATCCTCCCCCACCTCTGAACACAACCCCAATGAATCCTCCTAATCAGGGACAGAGAGGCATTAGTTCTGTCCCTGTTGGCAGACAACCAATCATCATGCAGAGTTCCAACAAATTTAACTTCCCACCAGGAAGACCTGGAATTCAGAATGGTAGTGGTCAGACTGATTTTATGATACACCAAAATGTCCCTCCTGGCACTGTGAATCGGCAGCCACCGCCTCCATATCCTCTGACCCCAGCTAATGGACAAAGCTCTTCTGCTTTACAAACAGGGGCATCTGCTGCTCCTTCATCATATACAAATGGAAATCTTCCCCAATCTATGATGGTGCCAAACAGAAATAGTCATAACATGGAACTTTATAACATGAATGCGCCTGGACTGCAAACAACTTGGCCTCAGTCGTCTTCTGCTCCAGCCCAGTCGTCCCCAAGTAGTGGGCATGAAATCCCCACTTGGCAACCTAACATACCAGTGAGGTCAAATTCCTTTAATAATCCATTAGGAAGTAGAGCAAGTCATCCTGCTAATTCTCAGCCTTCAGCTACAACAGTCACTGCTATTACACCCGCTCCTATTCAACAGCCTGTGAAAAGTATACGCGTATTAAAACCAGAGCTGCAGACTGCGTTAGCACCTACACACCCTTCTTGGATACCACAGCCAGTTCAAACAGTTCAACCCAGTCCTTTTTCTGAGAGTACCACTTCAAATATGACTGTTATGCCTCCAGTTGCTGAAGCTCCAAACTATCAAGGTCCGCCTCCACCTTATCCAAAACATCTGCTGCACCAGAACCCATCTGTTCCTTCATACGAATCAGTCGGTAAATCTAGCAAAGAGGATCAGGCGAGCGTGCCCAAGGAAGATGAGAGTGAAAAAAGCTATGAAAATGTTGATAGTGGGGAtaaggaaaaaaagcagattACGACTTCACCTATCACCGttaggaaaaacaagaaagatgaaGAGCGAAGGGAATCTCGTATTCAGAGTTACTCTCCTcaggcatttaaattttttatggagCAACATGTAGAAAATGTACTCAAATCTCATCAGCAACGTCTACATCGTAAAAAACAATTAGAGAATGAAATGATGCGg GTTGGATTATCTCAAGATGCACAGGATCAAATGAGAAAGATGCTTTGCCAAAAAGAGTCTAATTACATCCGTCTAAAGAGGGCTAAAATGGACAAGTCTATGTTTGTGAAGATAAAGACACTAGGAATAGGAGCATTTGGTGAAGTCTGTCTAGCAAGAAAAGTAGATACTAAGGCTTTGTATGCAACAAAAACTCTCCGAAAGAAAGACGTTCTGCTTCGAAATCAAGTTGCTCATGTTAAAGCTGAGCGGGATATCCTGGCTGAAGCTGACAATGAATGGGTAGTTCGTCTGTATTACTCATTCCAAGATAAGgacaatttatattttgtaatggACTATATTCCTGGGGGTGATATGATGAGCCTATTAATTAGAATGGGCATCTTTCCAGAAAATCTGGCACGATTCTACATAGCAGAGCTTACCTGTGCAGTCGAAAGTGTTCATAAAATGGGTTTTATTCATAGAGATATTAAACCTGATAATATTTTGATTGATCGTGATGGTCATATTAAATTGACGGACTTCGGCCTCTGCACTGGCTTCAGATGGACACATGATTCTAAGTACTATCAGAGTG GTGACCATCCACGGCAGGATAGTATGGATTTCAGTAATGAATGGGGTGACCCCTCTAACTGTCGATGTGGAGATAGATTGAAGCCACTAGAGCGGCGAGCGGCACGCCAGCACCAGCGATGTCTTGCACATTCATTGGTTGGGACTCCCAATTACATTGCACCTGAAGTGTTGTTACGAACAG GCTATACACAGTTATGTGACTGGTGGAGTGTTGGTGtaattctttttgaaatgttgGTGGGACAGCCTCCTTTCTTGGCACAAACACCATTAGAAACACAAATGAAG atatag
- the LATS1 gene encoding serine/threonine-protein kinase LATS1 isoform X1 → MKRSEKPEGYRQMRPKTFPASNYTGSSRQMLQEIRESLRNLSKPSDAAKAEHSMNKTSTEDPRQVRNPPKFGTHHKALLEIRNSLQPFANETSRSSSEVNPQMLQDLQAAGFDEDMVIQALQKTNNRSIEAAIEFISKMSYQDPRREQMAAAAARPINASLKPGSVQQSVNRKQSWKGSKESLVPQRHGPPLGESVAYRSESPNSQTDVGRPLSGSGITAFAQAHPSNGQRVNPPPPPQVRSVTPPPPPRGQTPPPRGTTPPPPSWEPNSQTKRYSGNMEYVISRISPVPPGAWQEGYPPPPLNTTPMNPPNQGQRGISSVPVGRQPIIMQSSNKFNFPPGRPGIQNGSGQTDFMIHQNVPPGTVNRQPPPPYPLTPANGQSSSALQTGASAAPSSYTNGNLPQSMMVPNRNSHNMELYNMNAPGLQTTWPQSSSAPAQSSPSSGHEIPTWQPNIPVRSNSFNNPLGSRASHPANSQPSATTVTAITPAPIQQPVKSIRVLKPELQTALAPTHPSWIPQPVQTVQPSPFSESTTSNMTVMPPVAEAPNYQGPPPPYPKHLLHQNPSVPSYESVGKSSKEDQASVPKEDESEKSYENVDSGDKEKKQITTSPITVRKNKKDEERRESRIQSYSPQAFKFFMEQHVENVLKSHQQRLHRKKQLENEMMRVGLSQDAQDQMRKMLCQKESNYIRLKRAKMDKSMFVKIKTLGIGAFGEVCLARKVDTKALYATKTLRKKDVLLRNQVAHVKAERDILAEADNEWVVRLYYSFQDKDNLYFVMDYIPGGDMMSLLIRMGIFPENLARFYIAELTCAVESVHKMGFIHRDIKPDNILIDRDGHIKLTDFGLCTGFRWTHDSKYYQSGDHPRQDSMDFSNEWGDPSNCRCGDRLKPLERRAARQHQRCLAHSLVGTPNYIAPEVLLRTGYTQLCDWWSVGVILFEMLVGQPPFLAQTPLETQMKVINWQTSLHIPPQAKLSPEASDLIIKLCRGPEDRLGKNGADEIKAHPFFKTIDFSSDLRQQSASYIPKITHPTDTSNFDPVDPDKLWSDDNEEENVNDTLNGWYKNGKHPEHAFYEFTFRRFFDDNGYPYNYPKPIEYEYINSQGSEQQSDEDDQHTGSEIKNRDLVYV, encoded by the exons ATGAAGAGGAGTGAAAAGCCAGAAGGATATAGACAAATGAGGCCTAAGACCTTTCCTGCCAGTAACTACACTGGCAGTAGCCGGCAAATGTTGCAAGAAATTCGGGAATCTCTTAGGAATTTATCCAAACCATCGGATGCTGCTAAGGCTGAGCATAGCATGAATAAAACATCAACTGAAGATCCTCGACAAGTCAGGAATCCACCCAAATTTGGGACACATCATAAAGCTCTGCTGGAAATTCGAAACTCTCTACAACCATTTGCAAATGAAACAAGTCGGAGTTCTTCAGAAGTTAATCCACAAATGCTGCAAGACTTGCAAGCTGCTGGATTTGATGAG GATATGGTTATACAAGCTCTTCAGAAAACTAATAACAGAAGTATAGAGGCAGCAATTGAATTCATTAGTAAAATGAGTTACCAAGATCCTCGCCGGGAACAGATGGCCGCAGCAGCTGCCAGACCTATCAATGCCAGCTTGAAACCAG GGAGTGTACAGCAATCAGTTAACCGCAAACAGAGCTGGAAAGGTTCCAAAGAATCCTTAGTTCCTCAGAGACATGGCCCACCACTCGGAGAAAGCGTGGCCTATCGTTCTGAAAGTCCCAACTCGCAGACAGATGTAGGAAGACCTTTGTCAGGCTCTGGTATAACAGCTTTTGCTCAAGCTCACCCTAGCAATGGACAGAGAGTGaaccccccaccacctcctcaaGTAAGGAGTGTCACTCCTCCACCACCTCCTAGGGGCCAGACTCCTCCTCCAAGAGGTACAACTCCACCTCCCCCATCATGGGAACCAAACTCTCAAACAAAGCGCTATTCTGGGAACATGGAATATGTAATCTCCAGAATCTCTCCTGTTCCACCTGGAGCCTGGCAGGAAGGCTATCCTCCCCCACCTCTGAACACAACCCCAATGAATCCTCCTAATCAGGGACAGAGAGGCATTAGTTCTGTCCCTGTTGGCAGACAACCAATCATCATGCAGAGTTCCAACAAATTTAACTTCCCACCAGGAAGACCTGGAATTCAGAATGGTAGTGGTCAGACTGATTTTATGATACACCAAAATGTCCCTCCTGGCACTGTGAATCGGCAGCCACCGCCTCCATATCCTCTGACCCCAGCTAATGGACAAAGCTCTTCTGCTTTACAAACAGGGGCATCTGCTGCTCCTTCATCATATACAAATGGAAATCTTCCCCAATCTATGATGGTGCCAAACAGAAATAGTCATAACATGGAACTTTATAACATGAATGCGCCTGGACTGCAAACAACTTGGCCTCAGTCGTCTTCTGCTCCAGCCCAGTCGTCCCCAAGTAGTGGGCATGAAATCCCCACTTGGCAACCTAACATACCAGTGAGGTCAAATTCCTTTAATAATCCATTAGGAAGTAGAGCAAGTCATCCTGCTAATTCTCAGCCTTCAGCTACAACAGTCACTGCTATTACACCCGCTCCTATTCAACAGCCTGTGAAAAGTATACGCGTATTAAAACCAGAGCTGCAGACTGCGTTAGCACCTACACACCCTTCTTGGATACCACAGCCAGTTCAAACAGTTCAACCCAGTCCTTTTTCTGAGAGTACCACTTCAAATATGACTGTTATGCCTCCAGTTGCTGAAGCTCCAAACTATCAAGGTCCGCCTCCACCTTATCCAAAACATCTGCTGCACCAGAACCCATCTGTTCCTTCATACGAATCAGTCGGTAAATCTAGCAAAGAGGATCAGGCGAGCGTGCCCAAGGAAGATGAGAGTGAAAAAAGCTATGAAAATGTTGATAGTGGGGAtaaggaaaaaaagcagattACGACTTCACCTATCACCGttaggaaaaacaagaaagatgaaGAGCGAAGGGAATCTCGTATTCAGAGTTACTCTCCTcaggcatttaaattttttatggagCAACATGTAGAAAATGTACTCAAATCTCATCAGCAACGTCTACATCGTAAAAAACAATTAGAGAATGAAATGATGCGg GTTGGATTATCTCAAGATGCACAGGATCAAATGAGAAAGATGCTTTGCCAAAAAGAGTCTAATTACATCCGTCTAAAGAGGGCTAAAATGGACAAGTCTATGTTTGTGAAGATAAAGACACTAGGAATAGGAGCATTTGGTGAAGTCTGTCTAGCAAGAAAAGTAGATACTAAGGCTTTGTATGCAACAAAAACTCTCCGAAAGAAAGACGTTCTGCTTCGAAATCAAGTTGCTCATGTTAAAGCTGAGCGGGATATCCTGGCTGAAGCTGACAATGAATGGGTAGTTCGTCTGTATTACTCATTCCAAGATAAGgacaatttatattttgtaatggACTATATTCCTGGGGGTGATATGATGAGCCTATTAATTAGAATGGGCATCTTTCCAGAAAATCTGGCACGATTCTACATAGCAGAGCTTACCTGTGCAGTCGAAAGTGTTCATAAAATGGGTTTTATTCATAGAGATATTAAACCTGATAATATTTTGATTGATCGTGATGGTCATATTAAATTGACGGACTTCGGCCTCTGCACTGGCTTCAGATGGACACATGATTCTAAGTACTATCAGAGTG GTGACCATCCACGGCAGGATAGTATGGATTTCAGTAATGAATGGGGTGACCCCTCTAACTGTCGATGTGGAGATAGATTGAAGCCACTAGAGCGGCGAGCGGCACGCCAGCACCAGCGATGTCTTGCACATTCATTGGTTGGGACTCCCAATTACATTGCACCTGAAGTGTTGTTACGAACAG GCTATACACAGTTATGTGACTGGTGGAGTGTTGGTGtaattctttttgaaatgttgGTGGGACAGCCTCCTTTCTTGGCACAAACACCATTAGAAACACAAATGAAG GTTATCAACTGGCAAACATCTCTTCACATTCCACCTCAAGCTAAACTGAGTCCTGAAGCATCTGATCTTATTATTAAACTTTGCCGAGGACCAGAAGATCGCTTAGGCAAGAATGGGGCTGATGAAATAAAAgcacatccattttttaaaacaattgatTTCTCCAGTGACCTGAGACAGCAGTCTGCTTCATACATTCCTAAAATCACACACCCAACAGATACATCAAATTTTGATCCTGTTGATCCTGATAAGTTATGGAGTGATGAtaatgaggaagaaaatgtaaatgacacTCTCAACGGATGGTATAAAAATGGAAAGCACCCTGAACATGCTTTCTATGAATTTACCTTTCGGAGGTTTTTTGATGACAATGGTTACCCGTATAATTATCCAAAGCCTattgaatatgaatatattaattcaCAAGGCTCAGAGCAACAGTCAGATGAAGATGATCAGCACACAGGCTCAGAGATCAAAAACCGTGATCTAGTGTATGTTTAA